One genomic window of Procambarus clarkii isolate CNS0578487 chromosome 43, FALCON_Pclarkii_2.0, whole genome shotgun sequence includes the following:
- the LOC123755860 gene encoding ras-related protein Rap-2b isoform X1 has protein sequence MKARHFGRRFSLQPALYEEDPPSARSSQHDPPAAAAAGRRATAAVAAAGGAGPSGACPGVGAATPEGCEGQTRRYRVVVMGAAKVGKTAIINQFLYDSFTPKYTRTVEEMHHGEYEVSGMSLTLDILDTSGSYEFPAMRELSVNTADAFILVYSITDDESFQEVRHLRDFILQTKKETVPIVVVGNKADLEEQRAVPQETAETIVLVKWENGFLEASAKDNLNVLHIFKELLNQAKIRYALSPAVKRRRQSMPNVGMQITPAQLSHLHHIRQKSSGKRNSCVIS, from the exons CCGGCGCTGTATGAGGAGGACCCG CCATCAGCCAGGAGCAGCCAGCATGACCcgccggcagcagcagcagcaggcagacgagcaacagcagcagtagcagcagcaggaggagcgggGCCCTCAGGGGCGTGCCCGGGCGTGGGGGCGGCCACTCCTGAGGGCTGTGAGGGCCAGACCAGGAGGtacagagtggtggtgatgggcgcCGCCAAGGTTGGTAAGACCGCCATCATCaaccagttcctttacgactCCTTCACGCCCAAGTACACCAGGACGGTGGAGGAGATGCATCATGGCGAGTACGAG GTCTCGGGCATGTCCCTCACGCTGGACATCCTGGACACGTCTGGCTCCTACGAGTTCCCGGCGATGAGGGAACTCTCTGTCAACACGGCCGACGCCTTCATCCTCGTCTACTCCATCACTGATGATGAGTCCTTCCAGGAG GTGCGACACCTTCGGGACTTCATCCTGCAGACGAAGAAGGAGACGGTGCCCATCGTGGTGGTGGGGAACAAGGCAGACCTGGAGGAGCAGCGAGCGGTGCCTCAGGAGACGGCAGAAACCATCGTTTTGGTCAAATGGGAAAATGGTTTCCTGGAAGCCAGCGCTAAGGACAATCTTAATGTCCTCCACATCTTCAAGGAGCTCTTGAACCAGGCCAAGATTAG GTATGCTCTGAGTCCCGCCGTGAAGAGGAGGAGACAGTCCATGCCGAACGTGGGCATGCAGATCACCCCGGCCCAGctctcccacctccaccacatcaggcAGAAGAGCAGCGGCAAGCGCAACTCCTGCGTCATCTCCTAA
- the LOC123755860 gene encoding ras-related protein Rap-2b isoform X2: MKARHFGRRFSLQPSARSSQHDPPAAAAAGRRATAAVAAAGGAGPSGACPGVGAATPEGCEGQTRRYRVVVMGAAKVGKTAIINQFLYDSFTPKYTRTVEEMHHGEYEVSGMSLTLDILDTSGSYEFPAMRELSVNTADAFILVYSITDDESFQEVRHLRDFILQTKKETVPIVVVGNKADLEEQRAVPQETAETIVLVKWENGFLEASAKDNLNVLHIFKELLNQAKIRYALSPAVKRRRQSMPNVGMQITPAQLSHLHHIRQKSSGKRNSCVIS; encoded by the exons CCATCAGCCAGGAGCAGCCAGCATGACCcgccggcagcagcagcagcaggcagacgagcaacagcagcagtagcagcagcaggaggagcgggGCCCTCAGGGGCGTGCCCGGGCGTGGGGGCGGCCACTCCTGAGGGCTGTGAGGGCCAGACCAGGAGGtacagagtggtggtgatgggcgcCGCCAAGGTTGGTAAGACCGCCATCATCaaccagttcctttacgactCCTTCACGCCCAAGTACACCAGGACGGTGGAGGAGATGCATCATGGCGAGTACGAG GTCTCGGGCATGTCCCTCACGCTGGACATCCTGGACACGTCTGGCTCCTACGAGTTCCCGGCGATGAGGGAACTCTCTGTCAACACGGCCGACGCCTTCATCCTCGTCTACTCCATCACTGATGATGAGTCCTTCCAGGAG GTGCGACACCTTCGGGACTTCATCCTGCAGACGAAGAAGGAGACGGTGCCCATCGTGGTGGTGGGGAACAAGGCAGACCTGGAGGAGCAGCGAGCGGTGCCTCAGGAGACGGCAGAAACCATCGTTTTGGTCAAATGGGAAAATGGTTTCCTGGAAGCCAGCGCTAAGGACAATCTTAATGTCCTCCACATCTTCAAGGAGCTCTTGAACCAGGCCAAGATTAG GTATGCTCTGAGTCCCGCCGTGAAGAGGAGGAGACAGTCCATGCCGAACGTGGGCATGCAGATCACCCCGGCCCAGctctcccacctccaccacatcaggcAGAAGAGCAGCGGCAAGCGCAACTCCTGCGTCATCTCCTAA